From a region of the Catharus ustulatus isolate bCatUst1 chromosome 11, bCatUst1.pri.v2, whole genome shotgun sequence genome:
- the HAS3 gene encoding hyaluronan synthase 3 isoform X1 — MSPQMPGSLSTALRVVGTSLFAVAVLGGILAAYVTGYQFIHTEKHYLSFGLYGAILGLHLFIQSLFAFLEHRRMRGEGQPVRPGRSVALCIAAFQEDPDYLTKCLRSVKRIAFPDLKVVMVVDGNGPDDTYMLDIFRDVMGSECSGSYIWKSNFHAQGEGETEAGLREGLARVQALVRSNTYSCILQKWGGKREVMYTAFRALGDSVDYIQVCDSDTVLDPACTAEMLRILEADPHVGGVGGDVQILNKYDSWLSFLSSVRYWMAFNVERACQSYFGCVQCISGPLGMYRNALLQQFLEDWYHQTFLGSKCSFGDDRHLTNRVLSLGYRTKYTARSKCLTETPTRYLRWLNQQTRWSKSYFREWLYNALWFHKHHLWMTYESVVTGFFPFFLIATVIQLFYRGRVWNILLFLLTVQLVGVIKATYACFLRGSAEMIFMSLYALLYMSSLLPAKIFAIATINKSGWGTSGRRTIVVNFVGLLPVSVWVAVLLGGLAYTAYSQDLFSETEVAFLVSGAILYACYWVALLMLYLAIVARRCGKRQEQCGLVFTEV; from the exons atgtccccccagaTGCCAGGGAGCCTCTCCACGGCCCTGCGTGTCGTGGGGACCAGCCTCTTCGCCGTGGCGGTGCTGGGGGGAATCCTGGCCGCCTACGTCACAGGGTACCAGTTCATCCACACGGAGAAGCACTACCTCTCCTTCGGGCTCTACGGGGCCATCCTGGGGCTGCACCTCTTCATCCAGAGCCTCTTCGCCTTCCTGGAGCACCGGCGCATGCGGGGCGAGGGGCAGCCGGTGCGGCCGGGGCGCTCGGTGGCCCTCTGCATCGCCGCCTTCCAGGAGGATCCCGACTACCTGACGAAGTGCCTACGCTCCGTCAAGCGCATCGCCTTCCCTGACCTCAAAGTGGTGATGGTGGTGGACGGGAATGGCCCCGACGACACCTACATGCTGGACATCTTCCGCGACGTGATGGGCTCCGAGTGCTCTGGCAGCTACATCTGGAAAAGCAACTTCCACGCGCAGGGCGAGGGGGAGACGGAGGCCGGGCTGCGGGAAGGGCTGGCCCGTGTTCAGGCTCTGGTCCGCAGCAACACCTACTCCTGCATCCTCCAGAAGTGGGGCGGGAAGCGGGAGGTGATGTACACGGCCTTCCGGGCGCTTGGAGACTCCGTGGACTATATCCAG GTGTGTGACTCAGACACGGTGCTGGACCCCGCCTGCACCGCAGAGATGCTCCGCATCCTGGAGGCCGACCCCCATGTCGGTGGCGTCGGCGGCGACGTCCAG atCCTGAACAAGTACGACTCGTGGCTCTCCTTCCTGAGCAGCGTGCGGTACTGGATGGCCTTCAACGTGGAGCGCGCGTGCCAGTCGTACTTCGGGTGCGTGCAGTGCATCAGCGGCCCCCTGGGCATGTACCGCAACGCGCTGCTGCAGCAGTTCCTCGAGGACTGGTACCACCAGACCTTCCTGGGCAGCAAGTGCAGCTTCGGGGACGACCGGCACCTCACCAACCGCGTGCTCAGCCTGGGCTACCGGACCAAGTACACGGCTCGCTCCAAGTGCCTGACGGAGACGCCCACGCGGTACCTGCGCTGGCTCAACCAGCAGACCCGCTGGAGCAAGTCCTACTTCCGCGAGTGGCTCTACAACGCGCTCTGGTTCCACAAGCATCACCTCTGGATGACCTACGAGTCGGTGGTCACCGgcttcttccccttcttcctcATCGCCACCGTCATCCAGCTCTTCTACCGCGGCCGCGTCTGGAACatcctcctgttcctgctgacGGTGCAGCTGGTGGGTGTCATCAAGGCCACCTACGCCTGCTTCCTGCGTGGCAGCGCCGAGATGATCTTCATGTCCCTCTATGCCCTCCTCTACATGTCCAGCCTGCTGCCCGCCAAAATCTTCGCCATTGCCACCATCAACAAGTCAGGCTGGGGCACCTCAGGGCGCCGCACCATCGTGGTGAACTTTGTGGGGCTGCTGCCGGTGTCGGTGTGGGTGGCGGTGCTGCTGGGCGGGCTGGCCTACACCGCCTACAGCCAGGACCTCTTCAGCGAGACTGAGGTGGCCTTCCTCGTCTCAGGTGCCATCCTCTACGCCTGCTACTGGGTGGCCCTGCTCATGCTGTACCTGGCCATCGTCGCCCGCCGCTGCGGCAAGAGACaggagcagtgcgggctggtGTTCACTGAGGTGTGA
- the HAS3 gene encoding hyaluronan synthase 3 isoform X3, producing MSPQMPGSLSTALRVVGTSLFAVAVLGGILAAYVTGYQFIHTEKHYLSFGLYGAILGLHLFIQSLFAFLEHRRMRGEGQPVRPGRSVALCIAAFQEDPDYLTKCLRSVKRIAFPDLKVVMVVDGNGPDDTYMLDIFRDVMGSECSGSYIWKSNFHAQGEGETEAGLREGLARVQALVRSNTYSCILQKWGGKREVMYTAFRALGDSVDYIQILNKYDSWLSFLSSVRYWMAFNVERACQSYFGCVQCISGPLGMYRNALLQQFLEDWYHQTFLGSKCSFGDDRHLTNRVLSLGYRTKYTARSKCLTETPTRYLRWLNQQTRWSKSYFREWLYNALWFHKHHLWMTYESVVTGFFPFFLIATVIQLFYRGRVWNILLFLLTVQLVGVIKATYACFLRGSAEMIFMSLYALLYMSSLLPAKIFAIATINKSGWGTSGRRTIVVNFVGLLPVSVWVAVLLGGLAYTAYSQDLFSETEVAFLVSGAILYACYWVALLMLYLAIVARRCGKRQEQCGLVFTEV from the exons atgtccccccagaTGCCAGGGAGCCTCTCCACGGCCCTGCGTGTCGTGGGGACCAGCCTCTTCGCCGTGGCGGTGCTGGGGGGAATCCTGGCCGCCTACGTCACAGGGTACCAGTTCATCCACACGGAGAAGCACTACCTCTCCTTCGGGCTCTACGGGGCCATCCTGGGGCTGCACCTCTTCATCCAGAGCCTCTTCGCCTTCCTGGAGCACCGGCGCATGCGGGGCGAGGGGCAGCCGGTGCGGCCGGGGCGCTCGGTGGCCCTCTGCATCGCCGCCTTCCAGGAGGATCCCGACTACCTGACGAAGTGCCTACGCTCCGTCAAGCGCATCGCCTTCCCTGACCTCAAAGTGGTGATGGTGGTGGACGGGAATGGCCCCGACGACACCTACATGCTGGACATCTTCCGCGACGTGATGGGCTCCGAGTGCTCTGGCAGCTACATCTGGAAAAGCAACTTCCACGCGCAGGGCGAGGGGGAGACGGAGGCCGGGCTGCGGGAAGGGCTGGCCCGTGTTCAGGCTCTGGTCCGCAGCAACACCTACTCCTGCATCCTCCAGAAGTGGGGCGGGAAGCGGGAGGTGATGTACACGGCCTTCCGGGCGCTTGGAGACTCCGTGGACTATATCCAG atCCTGAACAAGTACGACTCGTGGCTCTCCTTCCTGAGCAGCGTGCGGTACTGGATGGCCTTCAACGTGGAGCGCGCGTGCCAGTCGTACTTCGGGTGCGTGCAGTGCATCAGCGGCCCCCTGGGCATGTACCGCAACGCGCTGCTGCAGCAGTTCCTCGAGGACTGGTACCACCAGACCTTCCTGGGCAGCAAGTGCAGCTTCGGGGACGACCGGCACCTCACCAACCGCGTGCTCAGCCTGGGCTACCGGACCAAGTACACGGCTCGCTCCAAGTGCCTGACGGAGACGCCCACGCGGTACCTGCGCTGGCTCAACCAGCAGACCCGCTGGAGCAAGTCCTACTTCCGCGAGTGGCTCTACAACGCGCTCTGGTTCCACAAGCATCACCTCTGGATGACCTACGAGTCGGTGGTCACCGgcttcttccccttcttcctcATCGCCACCGTCATCCAGCTCTTCTACCGCGGCCGCGTCTGGAACatcctcctgttcctgctgacGGTGCAGCTGGTGGGTGTCATCAAGGCCACCTACGCCTGCTTCCTGCGTGGCAGCGCCGAGATGATCTTCATGTCCCTCTATGCCCTCCTCTACATGTCCAGCCTGCTGCCCGCCAAAATCTTCGCCATTGCCACCATCAACAAGTCAGGCTGGGGCACCTCAGGGCGCCGCACCATCGTGGTGAACTTTGTGGGGCTGCTGCCGGTGTCGGTGTGGGTGGCGGTGCTGCTGGGCGGGCTGGCCTACACCGCCTACAGCCAGGACCTCTTCAGCGAGACTGAGGTGGCCTTCCTCGTCTCAGGTGCCATCCTCTACGCCTGCTACTGGGTGGCCCTGCTCATGCTGTACCTGGCCATCGTCGCCCGCCGCTGCGGCAAGAGACaggagcagtgcgggctggtGTTCACTGAGGTGTGA
- the HAS3 gene encoding hyaluronan synthase 3 isoform X2 produces the protein MPGSLSTALRVVGTSLFAVAVLGGILAAYVTGYQFIHTEKHYLSFGLYGAILGLHLFIQSLFAFLEHRRMRGEGQPVRPGRSVALCIAAFQEDPDYLTKCLRSVKRIAFPDLKVVMVVDGNGPDDTYMLDIFRDVMGSECSGSYIWKSNFHAQGEGETEAGLREGLARVQALVRSNTYSCILQKWGGKREVMYTAFRALGDSVDYIQVCDSDTVLDPACTAEMLRILEADPHVGGVGGDVQILNKYDSWLSFLSSVRYWMAFNVERACQSYFGCVQCISGPLGMYRNALLQQFLEDWYHQTFLGSKCSFGDDRHLTNRVLSLGYRTKYTARSKCLTETPTRYLRWLNQQTRWSKSYFREWLYNALWFHKHHLWMTYESVVTGFFPFFLIATVIQLFYRGRVWNILLFLLTVQLVGVIKATYACFLRGSAEMIFMSLYALLYMSSLLPAKIFAIATINKSGWGTSGRRTIVVNFVGLLPVSVWVAVLLGGLAYTAYSQDLFSETEVAFLVSGAILYACYWVALLMLYLAIVARRCGKRQEQCGLVFTEV, from the exons aTGCCAGGGAGCCTCTCCACGGCCCTGCGTGTCGTGGGGACCAGCCTCTTCGCCGTGGCGGTGCTGGGGGGAATCCTGGCCGCCTACGTCACAGGGTACCAGTTCATCCACACGGAGAAGCACTACCTCTCCTTCGGGCTCTACGGGGCCATCCTGGGGCTGCACCTCTTCATCCAGAGCCTCTTCGCCTTCCTGGAGCACCGGCGCATGCGGGGCGAGGGGCAGCCGGTGCGGCCGGGGCGCTCGGTGGCCCTCTGCATCGCCGCCTTCCAGGAGGATCCCGACTACCTGACGAAGTGCCTACGCTCCGTCAAGCGCATCGCCTTCCCTGACCTCAAAGTGGTGATGGTGGTGGACGGGAATGGCCCCGACGACACCTACATGCTGGACATCTTCCGCGACGTGATGGGCTCCGAGTGCTCTGGCAGCTACATCTGGAAAAGCAACTTCCACGCGCAGGGCGAGGGGGAGACGGAGGCCGGGCTGCGGGAAGGGCTGGCCCGTGTTCAGGCTCTGGTCCGCAGCAACACCTACTCCTGCATCCTCCAGAAGTGGGGCGGGAAGCGGGAGGTGATGTACACGGCCTTCCGGGCGCTTGGAGACTCCGTGGACTATATCCAG GTGTGTGACTCAGACACGGTGCTGGACCCCGCCTGCACCGCAGAGATGCTCCGCATCCTGGAGGCCGACCCCCATGTCGGTGGCGTCGGCGGCGACGTCCAG atCCTGAACAAGTACGACTCGTGGCTCTCCTTCCTGAGCAGCGTGCGGTACTGGATGGCCTTCAACGTGGAGCGCGCGTGCCAGTCGTACTTCGGGTGCGTGCAGTGCATCAGCGGCCCCCTGGGCATGTACCGCAACGCGCTGCTGCAGCAGTTCCTCGAGGACTGGTACCACCAGACCTTCCTGGGCAGCAAGTGCAGCTTCGGGGACGACCGGCACCTCACCAACCGCGTGCTCAGCCTGGGCTACCGGACCAAGTACACGGCTCGCTCCAAGTGCCTGACGGAGACGCCCACGCGGTACCTGCGCTGGCTCAACCAGCAGACCCGCTGGAGCAAGTCCTACTTCCGCGAGTGGCTCTACAACGCGCTCTGGTTCCACAAGCATCACCTCTGGATGACCTACGAGTCGGTGGTCACCGgcttcttccccttcttcctcATCGCCACCGTCATCCAGCTCTTCTACCGCGGCCGCGTCTGGAACatcctcctgttcctgctgacGGTGCAGCTGGTGGGTGTCATCAAGGCCACCTACGCCTGCTTCCTGCGTGGCAGCGCCGAGATGATCTTCATGTCCCTCTATGCCCTCCTCTACATGTCCAGCCTGCTGCCCGCCAAAATCTTCGCCATTGCCACCATCAACAAGTCAGGCTGGGGCACCTCAGGGCGCCGCACCATCGTGGTGAACTTTGTGGGGCTGCTGCCGGTGTCGGTGTGGGTGGCGGTGCTGCTGGGCGGGCTGGCCTACACCGCCTACAGCCAGGACCTCTTCAGCGAGACTGAGGTGGCCTTCCTCGTCTCAGGTGCCATCCTCTACGCCTGCTACTGGGTGGCCCTGCTCATGCTGTACCTGGCCATCGTCGCCCGCCGCTGCGGCAAGAGACaggagcagtgcgggctggtGTTCACTGAGGTGTGA